The following are encoded in a window of Dysidea avara chromosome 4, odDysAvar1.4, whole genome shotgun sequence genomic DNA:
- the LOC136252569 gene encoding uncharacterized protein: MRSRLYCRRFKAVRMEEERIAWLQLCDDYMTEESDDEVEGVVRRHQLSWASDELQELKATLDQRILEADTISGRFRCKSKVDSTLSALPPPLQPVQWAVVQQDEGRREYDDHYLEHDEMDTTDIINSSGHMIEFPDDTELRITPTRSGRSSNNSSGSSSRSNPARSNPGIPGRRLVDSITSTPQ; this comes from the exons ATGAGATCAAGG cTCTATTGTCGAAGATTTAAAGCAGTACGGATGGAAGAAGAGCGCATTGCTTGGCTGCAGCTCTGTGATGATTATATGACAGAGGAGAGTGATGACGAAGTGGAGGGAGTTGTAAGACGTCATCAGCTGTCTTGGGCATCTGATG AACTTCAAGAGTTGAAGGCAACGTTAGATCAACGTATACTTGAAGCTGACACCATTTCTGGGAGGTTTAGATGCAAATCCAAAGTTGACAGCACTTTGTCTGCCCTGCCACCTCCTTTGCAGCCAGTGCAGTGGGCAGTTGTGCAGCAAGATGAAGGCCG GAGGGAGTATGATGACCATTATCTTGAACATGATGAAATggatactacagatatcataaATTCATCTGG ACACATGATTGAATTTCCTGACGACACAGAATTACGAATCACTCCTACCag GTCAGGTAGAAGTAGTAACAACAGCTCAGGCAGCTCAAGCAGAAGTAACCCAGCTAGGTCCAACCCAGGCATTCCAGGTAGGAGGCTAGTGGATTCGATCACTAGTACTCCCCAATAA